A window of the Dyadobacter pollutisoli genome harbors these coding sequences:
- a CDS encoding bestrophin family protein, with the protein MLLKKNIPIRYIFGKIKYEILFVTIYGFAIEVIYQNFHITNISIPLTVQTVLGTIISLLLAFRSNQAYDRWWEARIIWGAIVNDSRTLARQVLSLMESPFEPDHIEAFKHRMIKRQIAWCYALGKGLRRDDPMPLIRKFVSEDEFEFVKDYDNKHVGLMQLHARDLNNALKQGWINPYQQVEIDRTITRLCDSMGKAERIKNTVFPATYSLYIHLALHFFIILLPFGLVDLFGFLMVPVLIVITACFFLIEKMAIHLQDPFENKPTDTPMLSISRNIERDLKQMMQDQQVPMAFEADKFYIL; encoded by the coding sequence ATGCTATTAAAAAAGAACATTCCGATCCGATACATTTTCGGTAAGATCAAATATGAAATCCTGTTTGTGACCATCTATGGATTTGCGATTGAGGTCATTTACCAGAACTTTCACATTACAAATATTTCTATTCCCCTGACCGTGCAGACGGTATTGGGGACGATTATATCACTTTTGCTGGCTTTCCGGTCTAACCAGGCCTACGACCGCTGGTGGGAGGCACGTATTATCTGGGGAGCCATTGTGAATGATTCCCGTACGCTGGCCCGTCAGGTCCTTTCACTGATGGAGAGCCCTTTTGAACCGGACCATATTGAGGCTTTTAAACACCGTATGATCAAAAGACAGATCGCCTGGTGTTATGCACTTGGAAAGGGATTACGCCGGGACGACCCGATGCCGCTGATCCGAAAATTTGTTTCCGAAGACGAATTTGAGTTTGTGAAAGACTATGACAATAAGCATGTGGGGCTGATGCAGCTGCACGCGAGGGACCTGAACAATGCATTGAAACAAGGCTGGATTAATCCTTATCAACAAGTAGAGATCGATCGCACGATCACGCGACTATGCGACTCGATGGGGAAGGCGGAGCGGATCAAAAACACGGTGTTTCCGGCGACTTATAGTCTGTACATTCATCTGGCGCTGCATTTCTTTATCATACTGCTGCCATTTGGCCTGGTTGACCTGTTTGGATTTCTGATGGTGCCGGTACTGATCGTGATCACAGCTTGCTTTTTTCTGATCGAGAAAATGGCGATTCATTTGCAGGACCCATTTGAAAACAAGCCGACCGATACGCCTATGCTGTCCATTTCCAGAAATATTGAGCGGGATTTGAAACAAATGATGCAGGATCAGCAAGTACCGATGGCCTTTGAGGCGGACAAATTTTATATTCTGTAA
- a CDS encoding PVC-type heme-binding CxxCH protein has product MNIVRSAPLLVIFLLLYFGYDFRQTERNTKSPVPDEVPLRIVQNEKEETISIFRGNESKPILTQNAKANFRPYLHPIVAPDGKGVLTEYSPGHHKHQTGIYWGYTRVNGRDYFHHPDGDYWRRVSAKVIEAKGTEVKWQTVYDLLDSTGTAVLTETQNWSMRQKDGKYLLDLEWNGEAKAEVTIGKYDYGGLFVRMPWKEGIKGEVVNAARQKNEKAEGQAAMWVDIGMQVEGRNDLAHIAILDHPENKGYPQTWRVDGQLGAGPASARKGDWHIKKGETEVIKHELVIYSGELSDVELNKTFGEFIGNNGTYNTAALWAIAQKEGREAKFLSAQEAVAAMTIKNGFQVNAWASEPMMTQPMAFCWDDRGRMWIAENKDYESRGKGFSNSGESRILILEDTDHDGVADSKKVFMEGIAFPSALAVGFDGVFIGAPPNLLFVPDKNGDDKADTDQIEVRLTGWGIRDRHETLNSFHWGPDGWLYGLQGFATPSKVGKPIGKGKIYKHKDPFPEDMKVEDGVDINGGVWRYHPTKNRFEVVAHGFSNPWGIDYDAKGQLLITACVIPHLWHVIPGGIYHRQGGQHFNPYVYNDIKTIADHTHRSAHGGARVYLSDAFPESEKGKIFMANIHEHGILSDILVPKGSGFSGKHGDDFMMANNAQWVGFSMEVGPEGALYVLDWHDADICGSDVLNSETGRIFRITPKNSMAENWKGRYEDLNKMTDLQLADLQTSKSEWHARRARLILQNRIAKGKMDQTALDKLTNIYKSNANADYRLRAMWALQVTQNLDQKALLAALNDQDQYVRAWAVQFLCEDEKPSQEAVLKFTEMAVKDASPVVRLYLASALQRMDALAKWNVAAGLVTHAEDTEDHNIPKMVWYGIEPLVKENPSKALELASKIKIPMLTQFIARRVVDADQLPTLVAAIGKAPVNRMNLLEGMRDGLEGRTDIKTPSNWNAVYTKLKQSDKNTAALALELSRQFGDTEAAKSDLTALANKNAPVDQRTKALRSLAGRQRPELLAELPKLLNDDDLRLDAIRAAAGYDHEPLAKLLIENYPKFNAAEKSEAIQTLASRSKSGWQLTQAISKNVIPKKDVPTYVARQLRRVVGSGFVEVWGPIDHVAFDEKAYKKYKGLLTDKTVAEASKSHGRMVFQKTCAPCHKLYGEGGIIGPELTGSNRANLDYLLGNILDPSGEIQDDYKMVVVTTRDGRTYVGNIAKETDRQVTLRIVGQDAVAINKSDIQTREVTPASMMPSGLLESLSDREVSELVAYLRTSTQVEMPKK; this is encoded by the coding sequence ATGAATATCGTCAGGTCCGCTCCGCTTTTAGTCATTTTCCTGTTGTTATATTTCGGTTATGATTTCCGGCAAACCGAACGGAACACCAAGTCGCCCGTCCCGGACGAAGTGCCTCTGCGCATTGTCCAGAACGAAAAAGAAGAGACAATCAGCATTTTCAGGGGTAATGAAAGTAAGCCTATTTTAACACAAAATGCAAAGGCCAATTTCCGCCCATATCTCCACCCCATTGTTGCACCCGACGGTAAAGGCGTACTGACTGAGTACAGCCCGGGGCATCATAAACATCAAACCGGAATTTATTGGGGATACACCAGGGTTAATGGCAGGGATTATTTTCACCATCCCGATGGAGATTACTGGCGCAGGGTGTCAGCCAAAGTCATTGAAGCAAAAGGTACCGAAGTGAAATGGCAGACCGTTTACGACCTGCTGGACTCTACGGGAACTGCCGTGCTGACCGAGACGCAAAACTGGTCAATGCGGCAAAAAGATGGCAAGTATCTGCTGGACCTGGAATGGAATGGGGAAGCAAAAGCTGAGGTAACGATCGGGAAATACGATTACGGCGGCTTGTTTGTGCGAATGCCTTGGAAAGAAGGCATCAAAGGCGAGGTAGTAAACGCCGCCAGACAAAAAAATGAAAAGGCGGAGGGGCAGGCAGCGATGTGGGTGGATATTGGCATGCAGGTGGAAGGCAGAAATGATCTGGCCCACATTGCTATCCTGGATCATCCCGAAAACAAGGGTTATCCGCAAACCTGGCGTGTGGACGGCCAGCTCGGAGCAGGCCCGGCGAGCGCGCGCAAAGGCGACTGGCACATCAAAAAAGGCGAAACCGAAGTCATTAAGCATGAACTGGTGATTTACAGCGGTGAGCTTAGTGACGTGGAGCTGAATAAAACCTTTGGAGAATTTATTGGTAACAATGGCACTTATAACACAGCTGCTCTTTGGGCGATCGCCCAGAAAGAGGGTAGGGAAGCCAAATTTTTGAGTGCGCAGGAGGCAGTGGCTGCTATGACCATCAAAAACGGTTTTCAGGTCAATGCCTGGGCTTCTGAACCGATGATGACCCAGCCTATGGCGTTTTGCTGGGACGACCGCGGAAGGATGTGGATCGCTGAGAATAAGGATTATGAGTCGCGGGGCAAGGGTTTTTCCAACTCAGGCGAAAGCCGGATCCTGATCCTGGAGGACACTGATCATGACGGCGTGGCAGACAGTAAGAAGGTATTTATGGAAGGTATCGCATTCCCGTCCGCGCTGGCGGTTGGGTTCGATGGCGTTTTCATCGGGGCGCCACCTAACCTGCTTTTTGTACCAGATAAAAATGGTGACGATAAGGCTGATACAGATCAAATAGAAGTGCGGCTGACAGGCTGGGGGATACGTGACAGGCATGAGACATTGAACAGCTTTCACTGGGGGCCGGATGGCTGGCTTTACGGATTGCAAGGTTTTGCAACACCGTCAAAAGTGGGTAAGCCGATTGGTAAAGGCAAGATTTATAAGCATAAAGATCCTTTTCCCGAGGATATGAAAGTGGAGGACGGTGTAGACATCAATGGCGGTGTCTGGCGGTACCATCCTACCAAAAACAGGTTTGAAGTCGTTGCTCACGGGTTCAGTAATCCCTGGGGCATTGACTACGATGCCAAAGGACAGCTGCTGATTACGGCTTGCGTCATTCCGCATTTGTGGCATGTAATACCGGGCGGGATTTACCACCGGCAAGGCGGCCAGCATTTCAATCCTTACGTTTATAATGACATTAAAACCATTGCAGATCATACGCACAGGTCAGCGCACGGCGGGGCGAGGGTGTACTTATCCGATGCATTTCCTGAGTCCGAAAAAGGGAAGATTTTCATGGCTAACATTCATGAGCACGGCATTCTGTCAGACATTCTGGTGCCAAAAGGATCAGGTTTCAGTGGCAAGCATGGGGATGATTTTATGATGGCCAACAATGCACAATGGGTTGGATTTAGCATGGAAGTAGGGCCCGAGGGAGCATTATATGTACTCGACTGGCATGATGCTGACATATGCGGCTCGGACGTACTGAATTCTGAAACCGGGAGGATTTTCAGGATTACGCCCAAAAATTCAATGGCGGAAAACTGGAAGGGACGGTATGAGGATCTAAACAAAATGACCGATTTACAACTGGCAGACCTGCAAACCAGCAAAAGCGAGTGGCACGCCCGCCGCGCCAGGCTGATACTGCAGAACAGGATAGCGAAAGGGAAAATGGATCAGACAGCACTGGATAAGCTAACCAATATTTATAAGTCAAATGCCAATGCAGATTATCGTTTGCGGGCGATGTGGGCTTTGCAGGTAACGCAAAATCTGGATCAGAAAGCATTGCTGGCCGCATTGAATGACCAGGACCAGTATGTGCGTGCCTGGGCAGTTCAGTTTTTGTGTGAAGATGAAAAGCCGTCACAGGAAGCTGTTTTAAAATTCACCGAAATGGCTGTTAAAGACGCGTCGCCGGTGGTGAGATTGTATCTGGCCTCTGCCTTGCAACGTATGGATGCATTGGCGAAATGGAATGTCGCTGCCGGTCTGGTAACACATGCAGAGGACACCGAAGATCATAATATTCCCAAAATGGTTTGGTATGGCATTGAGCCACTGGTGAAAGAAAATCCGTCCAAAGCGTTGGAACTGGCTTCAAAAATTAAAATTCCGATGCTTACTCAATTCATTGCCCGGCGGGTTGTGGATGCGGACCAGCTTCCGACATTGGTAGCTGCGATCGGGAAAGCGCCTGTTAACCGGATGAATTTGCTGGAAGGAATGCGCGATGGATTGGAAGGACGAACAGACATTAAAACCCCGTCCAACTGGAATGCGGTTTACACTAAATTGAAACAGTCGGACAAAAATACGGCGGCACTGGCATTGGAATTATCACGACAATTCGGTGATACCGAGGCTGCAAAAAGTGACCTGACGGCTCTTGCCAACAAAAATGCCCCGGTTGACCAGCGTACCAAAGCATTGCGCTCGCTTGCAGGTCGTCAGCGGCCCGAACTGCTAGCTGAACTCCCGAAGCTACTCAATGACGATGATCTGCGGCTAGACGCGATCCGGGCGGCGGCGGGATATGATCATGAGCCACTTGCCAAATTGCTGATCGAGAACTATCCCAAATTCAATGCGGCGGAAAAATCAGAAGCCATTCAGACATTGGCTTCCCGCTCCAAATCGGGTTGGCAGCTTACCCAGGCTATTTCCAAAAATGTAATTCCAAAAAAAGACGTGCCTACTTATGTCGCGCGGCAATTGCGCCGTGTGGTCGGAAGTGGCTTTGTGGAAGTATGGGGGCCGATCGATCATGTGGCGTTCGACGAAAAAGCGTATAAAAAGTACAAAGGCCTGCTCACTGACAAAACCGTTGCAGAGGCGAGCAAAAGCCATGGCCGGATGGTGTTCCAGAAAACCTGTGCTCCCTGTCACAAATTATATGGAGAAGGCGGCATTATCGGCCCTGAGCTCACCGGGTCCAACCGTGCTAACCTGGATTATTTGCTCGGCAACATTCTTGACCCGAGCGGCGAAATACAGGACGACTATAAAATGGTAGTGGTTACCACGCGTGACGGCCGTACATATGTAGGCAATATTGCAAAGGAAACCGACCGGCAGGTAACGCTCAGGATCGTGGGGCAGGACGCGGTAGCGATCAATAAATCCGATATCCAGACGCGGGAGGTAACCCCGGCTTCCATGATGCCTTCCGGACTACTGGAATCGCTGAGTGACAGGGAGGTAAGCGAGCTGGTGGCCTACCTACGAACTTCGACCCAGGTGGAAATGCCTAAGAAGTAA
- a CDS encoding redoxin domain-containing protein: protein MKILMRASYKILIALFVFASLINVCLAEQPATLKIGASAPDFNLLGVDGKRYSLKTFANSPVLAIVFTCNHCPTAQAYEERIKKLTADFKAKNVAMVAISSNDPKAIRLDELGYTDLSDTYEEMKIRAKDMSYNFPYLFDGGDQKIANAYGPVATPHIFIFDKERKLQYNGRIDDVEKPSGTPKNTDARNAIEALVAGKPVPVPTTKTFGCSMKWISKEHGVQDEQAGWAKEAVSLETIDEAGLKELIQNKSDKLRLINVWATWCGPCVTEFPDFMTMHHMYRGRDFEFISISADSPDKKDKALKFLQGKHASNKNYIFNVDDKYKLIEAVDPKWQGALPYTLLVEPGGKIVYAAQGPINPHKMKKIIVENKYVGRYY from the coding sequence ATGAAGATTCTTATGCGTGCATCTTACAAGATTTTAATAGCTCTGTTTGTTTTCGCGTCATTAATCAACGTTTGCCTTGCGGAGCAGCCTGCTACTTTGAAGATCGGCGCTTCTGCCCCGGATTTTAATTTACTCGGTGTGGACGGAAAACGTTATTCTTTAAAAACATTTGCAAATTCACCGGTACTGGCCATTGTTTTTACCTGTAACCATTGCCCCACAGCTCAGGCTTATGAGGAGAGAATCAAAAAGCTGACCGCTGACTTCAAGGCCAAAAATGTGGCAATGGTGGCGATATCGTCCAATGATCCGAAGGCGATCAGGCTGGATGAACTGGGCTATACCGATCTAAGTGATACTTATGAGGAAATGAAGATCAGGGCAAAAGATATGAGCTATAACTTCCCTTATCTTTTTGATGGCGGTGATCAGAAAATAGCCAATGCTTACGGACCAGTCGCCACGCCACACATTTTTATTTTTGACAAAGAAAGAAAACTGCAATACAACGGACGCATTGACGATGTCGAAAAACCGTCGGGTACTCCCAAAAATACCGATGCCAGAAATGCAATAGAAGCGTTGGTGGCAGGAAAACCGGTGCCTGTTCCTACTACCAAAACATTTGGCTGCTCGATGAAATGGATTTCAAAAGAGCATGGCGTGCAGGACGAGCAGGCGGGCTGGGCAAAGGAAGCGGTAAGCCTGGAAACCATTGACGAAGCCGGATTGAAAGAATTGATACAAAACAAATCGGACAAGCTCAGGCTGATCAATGTGTGGGCGACCTGGTGCGGGCCGTGTGTGACCGAGTTCCCGGACTTTATGACTATGCACCACATGTACCGTGGCCGGGATTTTGAATTTATTTCAATCAGCGCCGACAGTCCTGACAAGAAGGACAAGGCGCTGAAATTCCTGCAAGGCAAGCATGCTTCCAACAAGAACTATATTTTCAATGTAGATGACAAGTATAAACTGATCGAAGCAGTAGATCCCAAATGGCAGGGCGCTTTGCCCTATACATTGCTGGTGGAGCCAGGCGGTAAAATCGTATACGCCGCACAGGGGCCGATAAACCCGCATAAAATGAAGAAGATCATAGTAGAAAATAAGTATGTTGGCAGATATTATTAA
- a CDS encoding sugar phosphate isomerase/epimerase family protein → MENQDISRRRFLSTSALAAAGFALVRVPVFGAPAYIKNLGKPNSLFNGVQVGAITYSWRSLPGTAEDILKYCIDCNISAIELMGPTGEQFAGAPEAPPRPNMAPGANGQRPEMTDEQKAAQKEYATKMADWRAKVSMDKFVQLRKKYNDAGVSIYAFKPNALNVNSTDAEIDYAFRAAKALGANQANVELPNDPGQTKRLGEIALKNKVYVGYHGHTQQTPTWWDTALGQSKYNAMNFDMGHYVAAGFDPIPLIETKHDHIVSMHVKDRKNKEHGGANVVWGEGDTPITAALELMRARKYKFPATIELEYEIPAGSDPLKETAKCVEYARKALGA, encoded by the coding sequence ATGGAAAATCAAGACATTTCAAGACGCCGGTTCCTGAGCACTTCGGCATTGGCGGCAGCAGGCTTTGCGCTGGTACGCGTACCAGTTTTTGGGGCGCCGGCGTACATCAAGAACCTGGGCAAACCTAATTCCCTTTTCAATGGCGTGCAGGTTGGCGCGATCACTTATTCGTGGCGCAGCTTACCCGGTACTGCGGAAGATATCCTTAAATACTGCATTGATTGCAACATTAGCGCCATTGAACTGATGGGCCCGACCGGCGAGCAGTTTGCCGGTGCACCCGAGGCTCCTCCACGCCCGAATATGGCTCCTGGGGCAAATGGCCAGCGTCCGGAAATGACCGATGAGCAGAAGGCAGCGCAGAAAGAGTATGCGACCAAAATGGCGGATTGGCGTGCGAAGGTTTCTATGGATAAATTCGTTCAGCTCAGAAAAAAATATAACGATGCGGGCGTAAGCATCTACGCTTTTAAACCCAATGCATTGAATGTGAACAGTACGGACGCGGAGATAGATTATGCTTTCAGGGCTGCGAAGGCTTTGGGGGCCAATCAGGCTAACGTGGAATTGCCGAATGATCCCGGACAGACAAAAAGACTGGGAGAAATTGCGTTGAAGAACAAAGTATATGTAGGGTACCATGGCCACACGCAACAAACACCAACCTGGTGGGATACGGCATTGGGCCAGTCGAAATACAATGCAATGAACTTCGATATGGGACATTATGTAGCTGCCGGGTTTGATCCCATTCCATTGATTGAAACCAAACACGATCACATTGTGAGTATGCACGTGAAAGACCGTAAAAACAAGGAGCATGGAGGTGCCAATGTGGTTTGGGGCGAAGGCGACACGCCGATAACTGCTGCATTGGAGCTGATGCGGGCTAGAAAATACAAGTTTCCGGCTACCATCGAGCTGGAATATGAGATTCCGGCCGGATCGGATCCTCTTAAAGAAACTGCGAAATGCGTTGAATATGCCAGAAAAGCACTAGGCGCCTGA
- a CDS encoding PIN domain-containing protein, whose translation MTLSSFLDSNVILYLFDLDERKQTIAQNLVSQNPIINPQVLVEVGNICKRKFGFTKKQVSQLWEDLMIDCVCDPVSGSTIENARKLIARYDFQLFDSIIVAGALEANCSILYSEDMQHGLLVENKLEIVNPFL comes from the coding sequence ATGACTTTGAGTAGTTTTCTGGATTCGAATGTCATTCTTTATCTTTTCGATTTGGATGAACGCAAACAAACCATTGCTCAAAATTTGGTTTCTCAAAACCCTATTATTAATCCACAGGTTTTAGTAGAGGTAGGAAATATCTGCAAAAGGAAATTCGGTTTTACTAAAAAGCAAGTATCCCAACTCTGGGAGGATTTGATGATTGATTGCGTTTGTGATCCTGTCAGCGGATCTACCATTGAAAATGCACGAAAACTCATTGCCAGATACGACTTTCAGCTTTTTGACTCCATCATCGTAGCAGGAGCGCTGGAAGCAAACTGCTCGATCCTTTATTCAGAAGATATGCAGCATGGGCTCCTCGTTGAAAACAAATTGGAGATAGTCAATCCATTCCTATAA
- a CDS encoding BlaI/MecI/CopY family transcriptional regulator: MEPTKSELEILQVLWEQGPTTVRVVNDKLNEQKRAVQYSSTLKLMQIMAEKGILIRDESSMKHVYSPAEAEDKTKTALLERFVDSMYKGSASSLVMQLFGNKNTSTEELNEIKDFLKKLDQ, encoded by the coding sequence ATGGAGCCTACGAAATCAGAATTGGAAATATTGCAGGTACTCTGGGAGCAGGGGCCGACGACTGTCCGGGTCGTAAATGACAAGTTGAATGAGCAGAAGCGGGCGGTACAATATTCCTCAACATTGAAATTAATGCAGATCATGGCGGAAAAGGGAATCCTGATCCGCGATGAGAGCAGCATGAAGCACGTATATAGTCCAGCGGAAGCGGAGGATAAGACCAAAACAGCATTGCTCGAACGCTTCGTGGACTCTATGTATAAAGGTTCCGCATCGAGTCTGGTCATGCAGCTTTTTGGCAACAAGAACACATCCACGGAAGAATTGAATGAGATTAAGGATTTTTTGAAAAAACTGGATCAATAA
- a CDS encoding M56 family metallopeptidase: MHFDIISASFVQKFIHAICLTFMHSLWQGLFVAVFAGLILLLTKKSAPALRYNLLSFLLFAFLITNGLTFAWELNAQNLFGKTESGVTWLINRSEVPTVTGGNYLFSSAEESAWITAITTFCNANASIIVAIWLLIFSVKSVRAAVGLFYIQNIKKRKVSEVTDHWNWRFSALCQKLKISQRARLMESAMISVPIVIGILKPVVLLPVGMLANLSVAQIEAIILHELAHIKRRDYLVNLIQVCCENVFFFNPAILWLSYLLRDEREHCCDDLAMSVMGDKTSFIHALVSFQEYNMAGSRLEMAFSKKPNHLLDRIKRIIYNNNKPLNAMEKLFVTLSLVTAIALSAAVSQAVPVKEMTAVFRQEKPEIVSPAPARSNVVVAALDTLPKKKERRSNTEIHSANIYSNEEGVSTYHVHANGKEYEMIQKNGKTTSLKVDGRQIPESEMASFQPEIDKIITDIKIEHEKAEIERGKAEKMRAEAEVHRQEAEVQRKKADERRAEAEVLRGQAEKLRAEADQHRMAASKQREDAEVRRTEAEQHRTVANKQRAEADAQRAQAEKHRAEAEVHRAEADEHRKEAEVHRREAEKERQAYEKMQTGMINDLIEGGVIKDKSNLSYKLSQEELIVNGVKQSEELHKKLKNRYIKDKAVEMVYNFSGRTGYTTTGFIYTK; this comes from the coding sequence ATGCATTTCGACATCATCAGCGCGTCTTTTGTTCAGAAATTTATTCATGCGATTTGCCTCACATTCATGCATTCATTATGGCAGGGGCTTTTCGTTGCAGTTTTTGCCGGATTGATTTTGCTGCTAACTAAAAAATCCGCTCCTGCGCTGAGATACAATCTGTTGTCTTTTCTTCTGTTCGCATTTTTGATCACCAATGGTCTCACTTTTGCCTGGGAGCTGAATGCCCAAAATTTGTTTGGTAAAACTGAATCTGGCGTGACATGGCTGATCAATAGGAGCGAGGTACCGACCGTTACGGGGGGGAATTATTTGTTCAGCAGTGCGGAAGAAAGTGCCTGGATCACCGCGATTACCACATTTTGCAATGCTAATGCGTCCATAATCGTCGCGATATGGCTCCTGATTTTCAGTGTCAAATCGGTGAGAGCAGCGGTTGGGCTCTTTTATATTCAAAATATCAAAAAGAGGAAGGTAAGCGAAGTGACTGATCATTGGAACTGGCGTTTCAGCGCATTGTGCCAAAAACTGAAAATTAGCCAGCGGGCAAGATTGATGGAGTCAGCTATGATCTCGGTCCCTATCGTAATCGGAATCCTGAAACCGGTTGTGCTTTTGCCGGTTGGAATGCTGGCCAATTTGTCTGTTGCTCAAATAGAAGCGATTATTCTGCATGAACTGGCCCATATCAAACGGAGGGACTATCTGGTGAACCTGATTCAGGTTTGCTGTGAGAATGTGTTTTTCTTCAACCCCGCGATACTGTGGCTTTCCTATTTGCTCAGAGATGAAAGAGAGCATTGCTGTGATGATCTGGCGATGTCGGTGATGGGGGATAAGACTTCTTTTATTCACGCGCTGGTATCATTTCAGGAGTATAATATGGCAGGTTCGCGACTGGAAATGGCTTTTTCTAAAAAACCTAACCATTTGCTGGACAGGATCAAACGAATCATTTATAATAACAATAAACCTTTAAATGCCATGGAAAAATTATTTGTAACATTGAGCCTGGTGACGGCTATTGCATTATCAGCTGCTGTATCTCAGGCTGTTCCTGTTAAAGAAATGACTGCTGTATTTCGTCAGGAAAAACCGGAGATTGTCAGTCCTGCACCTGCGAGAAGCAATGTAGTTGTAGCCGCTCTTGACACTTTACCCAAAAAGAAAGAGCGCAGAAGCAACACTGAAATTCATTCAGCCAACATTTATTCCAATGAGGAGGGAGTTAGTACCTACCATGTGCATGCCAATGGTAAGGAGTATGAAATGATCCAGAAAAATGGTAAAACCACATCACTAAAAGTTGATGGCAGGCAAATTCCAGAGAGTGAAATGGCTTCTTTTCAGCCCGAAATAGACAAGATAATTACCGACATTAAGATAGAGCATGAAAAAGCTGAAATTGAACGTGGTAAGGCCGAAAAAATGAGGGCAGAGGCCGAAGTACATCGTCAAGAAGCGGAAGTGCAAAGAAAAAAAGCGGATGAGCGCCGGGCAGAAGCTGAGGTTTTGCGCGGGCAGGCGGAAAAACTGCGGGCCGAGGCGGACCAACATAGAATGGCCGCAAGTAAACAACGTGAAGATGCAGAGGTACGTCGCACTGAGGCGGAGCAGCATAGAACCGTTGCTAATAAACAACGTGCCGAAGCGGACGCGCAGCGTGCTCAGGCAGAAAAGCATCGGGCGGAAGCAGAGGTGCACAGGGCCGAGGCAGATGAGCATAGAAAGGAAGCGGAAGTTCACAGGAGAGAAGCAGAAAAGGAAAGACAAGCATACGAAAAAATGCAAACAGGTATGATCAATGACCTTATTGAAGGCGGTGTCATCAAGGACAAATCCAATCTGTCCTACAAGCTTAGCCAGGAGGAGCTGATCGTGAACGGTGTAAAACAGTCGGAAGAGCTGCACAAAAAACTAAAAAATAGATACATTAAGGATAAGGCGGTTGAAATGGTCTATAATTTCAGCGGTAGGACGGGATATACCACCACAGGGTTCATTTATACCAAGTAA
- a CDS encoding glycoside hydrolase family 5 protein: protein MHRRTFIKNTGTIAVAGTAILPELAFSIPKAKNKLPKWKGFNLLDFFSPDPASARKATTEEEFKWMSDWGFDFVRIPMAYPAYLKFDRSRNITPEEVYQIDEREVDRIDKLVTTAHKYNMHVSLNLHRAPGYCVNAGFHEPYNLWTDQKALDAFCFHWNMWAKRYKNITPKNISFDLLNEPSMRADMNDQHSKRTSVPGEMYRKLALAASEAIRKENPMHLIIADGNDVGSSVIPELADLDIGQSCRGYHPGIISHYKAPWAMKDTENVPEPKWPGQVGDQYLSRAMLEKFYKPWVDLVEKGVGVHCGECGCWNKTPHDVFLAWFGDVLDILSSNGIGFSLWEFSGDFGVLDSRREDITYEDWHGHKLDRKLLTLLMKY from the coding sequence ATGCATCGCAGAACTTTCATCAAAAATACAGGAACTATAGCCGTCGCAGGTACCGCTATTCTTCCGGAGCTCGCCTTTTCGATTCCCAAAGCCAAGAATAAGTTACCTAAATGGAAAGGGTTTAATCTCCTGGATTTCTTTTCGCCTGATCCGGCTTCGGCCAGAAAAGCTACTACGGAAGAGGAGTTCAAATGGATGAGCGATTGGGGTTTTGATTTTGTCCGCATTCCAATGGCATATCCCGCCTATTTGAAATTTGACAGAAGCCGCAACATTACACCGGAAGAAGTATACCAGATCGACGAGCGTGAGGTAGACCGAATTGATAAGCTGGTCACGACTGCGCACAAGTACAATATGCATGTGAGCCTGAACCTGCACCGGGCGCCAGGTTACTGTGTCAATGCAGGATTTCATGAACCTTATAACCTTTGGACTGATCAAAAAGCGCTGGATGCTTTTTGCTTTCACTGGAATATGTGGGCAAAAAGGTATAAAAATATTACGCCCAAAAATATCAGTTTTGATCTGCTCAATGAGCCGAGCATGCGGGCCGATATGAATGACCAGCATTCAAAAAGGACGTCGGTACCGGGAGAAATGTACCGGAAACTGGCGCTGGCTGCATCCGAAGCGATCCGTAAGGAAAATCCTATGCATTTGATCATCGCTGACGGTAATGATGTCGGAAGCTCAGTTATTCCCGAACTCGCAGACCTGGATATCGGACAAAGTTGCCGGGGGTATCATCCCGGAATCATATCACATTACAAAGCGCCTTGGGCTATGAAGGACACTGAAAATGTGCCCGAACCTAAGTGGCCCGGCCAGGTAGGGGACCAATACCTGAGTCGGGCTATGCTTGAAAAATTCTATAAGCCGTGGGTTGACCTGGTGGAGAAAGGGGTCGGTGTGCATTGCGGGGAGTGTGGGTGCTGGAACAAGACGCCCCACGATGTTTTTCTGGCTTGGTTTGGAGATGTTCTGGACATTTTATCATCAAATGGGATCGGGTTCTCGCTTTGGGAGTTTTCAGGCGATTTCGGTGTTCTGGATTCTCGTCGTGAGGACATTACCTACGAAGACTGGCATGGTCACAAACTGGACCGGAAACTGCTGACTTTGTTGATGAAGTACTAA